The proteins below are encoded in one region of Cucurbita pepo subsp. pepo cultivar mu-cu-16 chromosome LG10, ASM280686v2, whole genome shotgun sequence:
- the LOC111804114 gene encoding berberine bridge enzyme-like 8, with protein sequence MAPSSSSSSSLLAFLSLILLLSPWMSSASDHDDTFLQCLTTHGQHQSPISDAIFTPDNSTFLPALNSYIRNSRFLTPETPKPLVIVAAKLKSHVQSTVVCAKQAGLEIRIRSGGHDYEGLSYISHHPFVILDLFNLRAITVDIASETATVEAGATMGELYHAIASKSNVHAFPGGVCPTLGAGGHISGGGYGNLMRKFGLSVDNVLDAEIVNVEGEILNKQQMGEDLFWAIRGGGGGSFGVILSWKIKLVKVPETVTVFEVERLIEEEATDIFLQWQGVTDKLDENLYIRLMLNSAKGKDGLKTGKVSLVALFLGPANTLMEIINQHIPSLKLHKEDCTEMSWIQSVLFWANFPKGSTSEALLDRAVRPNTFLKRKSDYVREPITESGLDAIWKAVMETERVGIVCNPYGGKMGQISETETPFPHRAGVKFKIQHSTTWKEEGEKEANERLNMINKLYEAMTPYVTKNPREAFLNYRDIDVGSSTHWNVGEGKVYGERYFKQNFERLVDVKTKVDPQNFFRNEQSIPTR encoded by the coding sequence ATGGCGccttcatcttcctcttcttcctccctcCTCGCATTCCTCTCTCTCATCTTGCTTCTTTCTCCATGGATGTCCTCTGCTTCTGATCACGACGACACCTTTCTCCAATGTCTAACCACACACGGACAGCATCAGTCCCCCATTTCTGACGCCATTTTCACCCCCGACAACTCTACCTTCTTACCAGCCCTCAATTCTTACATTAGAAACAGCAGATTTCTCACCCCCGAAACCCCTAAACCGCTAGTCATTGTCGCAGCAAAGCTCAAATCTCACGTCCAATCAACCGTCGTCTGCGCCAAACAGGCTGGCTTAGAGATCAGAATCCGCAGTGGGGGCCATGATTATGAAGGCCTCTCTTATATCTCCCATCATCCCTTCGTCATCCTCGACCTCTTCAACCTTCGAGCCATCACTGTCGATATTGCCAGTGAAACTGCCACGGTGGAAGCAGGGGCCACCATGGGGGAGCTTTACCACGCCATTGCTAGCAAGAGCAACGTCCATGCCTTCCCTGGAGGGGTCTGCCCAACGCTGGGTGCTGGTGGACACATTTCAGGTGGTGGGTATGGGAATTTGATGAGGAAATTTGGGCTCTCCGTCGACAACGTTTTGGATGCAGAGATTGTGAATGTTGAAGGGGAGATCctaaacaaacaacaaatggGGGAAGATTTGTTCTGGGCCAttagaggaggaggaggagggagCTTTGGAGTCATTCTCTCATGGAAGATAAAATTAGTTAAAGTCCCAGAAACGGTGACGGTCTTTGAAGTTGAGAGgctgattgaagaagaagcaacGGACATCTTCTTGCAGTGGCAGGGAGTCACAGATAAGCTGGATGAGAATCTGTACATAAGACTGATGCTAAACTCCGCCAAGGGGAAAGATGGGCTGAAAACAGGGAAAGTTTCATTGGTGGCGCTGTTTCTAGGGCCAGCAAACACGCTCATGGAGATTATCAATCAGCACATACCCAGTTTGAAATTGCACAAGGAGGATTGCACTGAAATGAGTTGGATTCAATCGGTTCTGTTTTGGGCAAATTTCCCAAAAGGGTCAACCTCAGAAGCTCTGTTGGACAGAGCAGTCCGACCCAATACTTTTCTGAAGCGGAAATCGGACTACGTGAGGGAACCCATTACAGAGTCGGGGTTGGACGCGATATGGAAGGCGGTGATGGAAACAGAACGAGTGGGTATTGTGTGCAACCCATACGGAGGCAAAATGGGCCAGATTTCAGAGACGGAGACGCCATTTCCACACAGAGCTGGCGTGAAATTCAAAATCCAGCACTCCACCACCTGGAAGgaagaaggggaaaaagaaGCGAATGAACGCTTAAACATGATTAACAAATTGTACGAAGCAATGACTCCTTACGTGACCAAGAATCCGAGAGAAGCGTTTCTGAATTACAGAGACATTGACGTGGGAAGTAGCACGCATTGGAACGTGGGAGAAGGAAAGGTTTATGGGGAGAGGTATTTCAAACAGAATTTTGAAAGATTGGTGGACGTGAAGACCAAGGTTGATCCACAGAATTTCTTCAGGAATGAACAGAGTATCCCCACCCGTTga
- the LOC111804113 gene encoding eukaryotic translation initiation factor 3 subunit D-like — protein MVGGFEVGAVPYNPDGWGPPDSSDSLVASSNLPLNVPFAPFSRSDRLGRIADWTRTMNNPGRPKTASDSVFDFTNDDSFPANADEDMSFRLVDGKPPPRPKFGPKWRFNQQRTQLPQRRDEEVEARKREAEKERARRDRLYNLNRSNVNAPRREAAVFKSSVEIQPEWNMLDQIPFSTFSKLSFSVPEPEDLLLCGGLEFYDRAYDRITPKNERRLERFKNRNFFKVTTTDDPVIRRLANEDKATVFATDAILSSLMCATRSVYSWDIVVQRVGNKLFFDKRDGSQLDLLPVHETSQEPLPEAKDDINSAYSLSVEAAYINQNFSQQVLVRDGSKVAFDEPNPFANEGEEVASVAYRYRRWKLDDDMYLVARCEVQSVMEVNKQRSFLTLNALNEFDPKYSGVDWRQKLETQRGAVLATELKNNANKLAKWTAQALLASADMMKLGYVSRVHPRDHFNHVILAVVGYKPKDFAAQINLNTSNMWGIVKSIVDLCMKLNEGKYVLVKDPSKPQVRIYEVPADAFENDYVEEPLAEEDQVQPPGEDENGVTVNAGTDDAEEKVDAASQA, from the coding sequence ATGGTCGGAGGCTTTGAAGTTGGAGCTGTTCCCTACAACCCAGACGGTTGGGGTCCGCCGGACTCTTCCGATTCTCTCGTCGCTTCCTCCAACCTCCCTCTCAATGTTCCCTTCGCTCCCTTCTCTCGCTCCGATAGGCTTGGCCGGATCGCTGATTGGACCCGAACTATGAATAACCCTGGTCGCCCCAAGACTGCTTCCGATTCCGTCTTCGACTTCACCAATGACGATTCCTTCCCAGCCAATGCTGACGAGGACATGTCCTTCCGTTTGGTTGATGGAAAGCCTCCTCCGCGTCCCAAATTTGGCCCTAAATGGCGATTCAACCAACAAAGGACGCAGCTACCTCAGCGCCGTGACGAAGAAGTTGAAGCTCGGAAGCGCGAGGCTGAGAAGGAGCGGGCTCGCCGTGATCGTCTTTACAACCTCAATAGGTCTAATGTCAATGCCCCCCGTCGTGAAGCTGCTGTTTTCAAATCCTCTGTGGAAATTCAACCCGAATGGAACATGCTTGATCAGATTCCCTTCTCCACGTTCTCGAAGCTGTCCTTCTCTGTTCCTGAGCCCGAAGACCTTCTTCTGTGCGGCGGGCTAGAGTTCTATGATCGTGCATACGACCGAATCACTCCCAAGAACGAGCGCCGCCTTGAGCGCTTCAAGAACCGCAACTTCTTCAAGGTAACTACTACAGACGACCCTGTCATTCGTCGTCTTGCAAATGAGGACAAAGCCACAGTTTTTGCTACCGATGCCATCCTTTCTTCCCTTATGTGCGCAACCAGATCGGTTTACTCCTGGGATATTGTGGTTCAGCGTGTTGGGAACAAGCTTTTCTTTGATAAGAGGGATGGGTCGCAACTTGATTTGCTTCCCGTCCACGAGACATCTCAGGAACCCTTGCCAGAAGCGAAGGACGATATCAATTCAGCTTACTCACTGAGTGTTGAAGCTGCTTACATTAATCAGAACTTCTCGCAGCAAGTTTTGGTTAGAGACGGAAGTAAGGTGGCCTTTGACGAGCCAAACCCATTTGCAAATGAGGGTGAGGAGGTCGCTTCTGTTGCTTATAGGTATAGGAGGTGGAAGCTCGATGATGACATGTATCTTGTGGCGAGGTGTGAGGTTCAAAGTGTTATGGAGGTTAATAAGCAAAGATCATTTTTGACTCTGAATGCTCTTAATGAATTTGATCCCAAATATTCTGGTGTCGATTGGAGGCAGAAATTGGAGACACAGAGGGGTGCTGTGTTGGCCACTGAGTTGAAGAACAATGCTAATAAATTGGCAAAATGGACAGCTCAAGCTCTGTTGGCTAGCGCAGATATGATGAAGTTGGGGTATGTCTCTAGGGTTCATCCTCGCGATCACTTCAACCATGTCATCTTAGCCGTTGTTGGATATAAACCTAAGGATTTTGCAGCTCAAATTAACTTGAATACGTCTAACATGTGGGGTATTGTTAAGTCTATCGTGGATTTGTGCATGAAATTGAACGAAGGCAAGTATGTTTTGGTCAAGGACCCATCGAAACCACAGGTTAGGATCTATGAGGTTCCTGCAGATGCATTTGAGAATGATTATGTTGAGGAGCCACTGGCTGAGGAGGATCAAGTGCAACCACCAGgagaagatgaaaatggtgTCACTGTTAATGCGGGGACGGATGATGCAGAAGAGAAGGTTGATGCTGCTTCTCAAGCTTAA
- the LOC111804123 gene encoding berberine bridge enzyme-like 14: MTTEFTVCPSSYSPIYNNTKSPKHPQTITQMGPSSSSSSSLLAFLSLILVLSPWMSSASDHDTFIQCLTTHGQHQSPISDAIFTPDNSTFLPTLNSYIRNSRFLTPETPKPLVIVAAKLKSHVQSTVVCAKQAGLEIRIRSGGHDYEGLSYISHHPFVILDLFNLRAITVDIASETATVEAGATMGELYHAIASKSKVHAFPAGVCPTLGAGGHISGGGYGTLMRKFGLSVDNVLDAEIVNVEGEILNKQQMGEDLFWAIRGGGGGSFGVILSWKIKLVQVPETVTVFEVERLIEEEATDIFLQWQGVTDKLDENLYIRLMLNSAKGKDGLKTGKASLGALFLGPANTLIEIMNKHIPSLKLQKEDCSEMSWIESALFWANFPKGSTPEVLLDRAVRPNTFLKRKSDYVREPITESGLDAIWKAVMETELVGIVCNPYGGKMSQISETETPFPHRAGVKFKIQYSTTWKEEGEKEADERLNLINKLYEAMTPYVTKNPREAFLNYRDIDVGSSTHWNVGEGKVYGERYFKQNFERLVEVKTKVDPHNFFKNEQSIPTR; this comes from the exons ATGACGACTGAATTCACGGTCTGTCCATCCTCATATTCTCCTATATATAACAACACCAAATCTCCCAAACATCCTCAAACCATTACACAAATGGGGccttcatcttcctcttcttcttccctcctCGCATTCCTCTCTCTCATCTTGGTTCTTTCTCCATGGATGTCCTCTGCTTCTGATCACGACACCTTTATCCAATGTCTAACCACACACGGACAGCATCAGTCCCCCATTTCTGACGCCATTTTCACCCCCGACAACTCTACCTTCTTACCAACCCTCAATTCTTACATCAGAAACAGCAGATTTCTCACCCCCGAAACCCCTAAACCGCTAGTCATTGTCGCAGCAAAGCTCAAATCTCACGTCCAATCAACCGTCGTCTGCGCCAAACAGGCTGGCTTAGAGATCAGAATCCGCAGTGGGGGCCATGATTATGAAGGCCTCTCTTATATCTCCCATCATCCCTTCGTCATCCTCGACCTCTTCAACCTTCGAGCCATCACTGTCGATATTGCCAGTGAAACTGCCACGGTGGAAGCAGGGGCCACCATGGGGGAGCTTTACCACGCCATTGCTAGCAAGAGCAAAGTCCATGCCTTCCCTGCAGGCGTTTGCCCAACGCTGGGTGCTGGTGGACACATTTCAGGAG GTGGGTATGGGACTTTGATGAGGAAATTTGGGCTCTCCGTCGACAACGTTTTGGATGCAGAGATTGTGAATGTTGAAGGGGAGATCctaaacaaacaacaaatggGGGAAGATTTGTTCTGGGCCAttagaggaggaggaggagggagCTTTGGAGTCATTCTCTCATGGAAGATAAAATTAGTTCAAGTCCCAGAAACGGTGACGGTCTTTGAAGTTGAGAGgctgattgaagaagaagcaacGGACATCTTCTTGCAGTGGCAGGGAGTCACAGATAAGCTGGATGAGAATCTGTACATAAGACTGATGCTAAACTCCGCCAAGGGGAAAGATGGGCTGAAGACAGGGAAAGCTTCATTGGGGGCGCTGTTTCTAGGGCCAGCAAACACGCTCATAGAGATTATGAATAAGCACATACCCAGTTTGAAATTGCAGAAGGAGGATTGCTCTGAAATGAGTTGGATTGAGTCGGCTCTGTTTTGGGCAAATTTCCCAAAAGGGTCAACCCCAGAAGTTCTGTTGGACAGAGCAGTCCGACCCAATACTTTTCTGAAGCGGAAATCGGACTACGTGAGGGAACCCATTACAGAGTCGGGGTTGGACGCGATATGGAAGGCGGTGATGGAAACAGAACTAGTGGGTATCGTGTGCAACCCATACGGAGGCAAAATGAGCCAGATTTCAGAGACGGAGACGCCATTTCCACACAGAGCTGGCGTGAAATTCAAAATCCAGTACTCCACCACCTGGAAGGAAGAAGGGGAAAAGGAAGCGGATGAACGCTTAAACTTGATTAACAAATTGTACGAAGCAATGACTCCTTACGTGACGAAGAACCCGAGAGAAGCGTTTCTGAATTACAGAGACATTGACGTGGGAAGTAGCACGCATTGGAACGTGGGAGAAGGAAAGGTTTATGGGGAGAGGTATTTCAAACAGAATTTTGAGAGATTGGTGGAGGTGAAGACCAAGGTTGATCCCCACAACTTCTTCAAGAATGAACAGAGTATCCCCACCCGCTGA
- the LOC111804118 gene encoding berberine bridge enzyme-like 8, whose amino-acid sequence MEIPTSLLIPILTTLLLILPSMAAASHHTLLSCLSDHSSPSASPISEVTFFPDNPSYSPVLNSYIRNLRFASPTTPKPLFIVAPTHVSHIQASILCCRIHALELRIRSGGHDYDGLSYVSDSPFVILDMFNLRSVAVDIEDGSAWVDSGATLGEVYFKIAEKSKIHGFPAGVCPTVGVGGHLSGAGYGNLMRKFGVSVDNVVDALIVDSNGRVLDRESMGEDLFWAIRGGGGASFGVIVSWKFKLVPLPETVSVFRMEKTMEEGAVDMLYKWQEVADKIDENLFIRVVILPVNKKTQKTAKAKFISLFLGSAQKLFSLMSETLPELGVKAEDCLEMSWIESVLFWSNYPTGTPLNVLLERQPNSEKFLKKKSDYVQEPISKADLEGMMRKMMELKRPALTFNPYGGKMSEIAESETPFPHRAGNRYKIQYSVTWKEEGEEAADKNVGLIRELYEYMTPHVSKSPRSAYLNYRDVDLGVNGNGNASYWEASHWGRKYFKGNFDRLVEVKTMVDPGNFFRYEQSIPSAAAYDCNGRAERL is encoded by the coding sequence ATGGAGATTCCAACTTCATTATTAATCCCAATCCTTACAACCCTTCTTCTCATTCTCCCTTCAATGGCGGCGGCTTCTCATCACACCCTTCTCAGCTGCCTTTCCGACCATTCTTCGCCATCAGCTTCCCCAATCTCTGAAGTTACCTTCTTCCCCGACAACCCATCTTACTCCCCTGTCTTGAACTCTTACATCCGGAATCTAAGGTTCGCCTCCCCCACTACCCCTAAGCCCTTGTTCATCGTCGCCCCGACCCATGTCTCCCACATTCAAGCCTCCATTCTCTGTTGCAGAATCCACGCCCTAGAACTCAGAATCCGAAGTGGTGGCCATGATTACGACGGCCTCTCTTATGTCTCCGATTCCCCTTTTGTGATCCTCGATATGTTCAATCTTCGATCTGTAGCTGTCGACATTGAGGACGGGAGTGCGTGGGTGGACTCGGGAGCAACCCTGGGCGAAGTTTACTTCAAAATTGCAGAGAAGAGCAAGATCCACGGATTCCCAGCTGGGGTTTGCCCCACGGTTGGAGTTGGAGGCCATCTCAGCGGCGCCGGGTACGGTAATTTGATGAGGAAATTTGGGGTTTCTGTGGACAATGTAGTTGATGCTCTGATTGTTGATTCTAATGGTAGGGTTTTAGATAGGGAATCGATGGGGGAAGATCTGTTTTGGGCAATTAGAGGAGGAGGTGGAGCTAGTTTTGGTGTCATAGTTTCATGGAAGTTTAAGCTTGTTCCTTTACCTGAAACTGTCTCCGTTTTTAGAATGGAGAAAACCATGGAGGAAGGTGCTGTAGATATGTTGTACAAATGGCAGGAAGTTGCtgacaaaattgatgaaaatcTGTTCATAAGAGTGGTGATTCTTcctgtaaataaaaaaacccaaaagacAGCAAAAGCCAAGTTCATCTCCTTGTTCCTAGGAAGTGCCCAGAAGCTGTTTTCCTTAATGTCTGAAACACTTCCAGAATTGGGTGTGAAGGCCGAGGATTGTCTAGAAATGAGCTGGATCGAGTCTGTTCTGTTCTGGTCCAACTACCCCACTGGGACTCCTCTAAATGTCTTGCTCGAAAGGCAACCCAACTCCGAAAAGttcttgaagaagaaatcgGACTACGTTCAAGAGCCAATCTCCAAGGCAGATCTGGAAGGAATGATGAGGAAAATGATGGAACTGAAAAGACCAGCGCTGACCTTCAACCCATACGGTGGGAAAATGAGTGAAATTGCAGAGAGCGAAACCCCATTTCCGCACAGAGCAGGGAACAGATACAAAATACAGTACTCAGTGACATGGAAAGAAGAAGGCGAGGAGGCTGCAGACAAGAACGTGGGGCTGATCAGAGAGCTTTACGAGTACATGACACCCCATGTTTCAAAATCGCCTAGAAGTGCATATTTGAACTACAGAGACGTGGATTTGGGCGTGAATGGAAACGGCAACGCAAGCTATTGGGAGGCGAGCCACTGGGGAAGAAAGTATTTCAAGGGAAACTTCGACAGATTGGTGGAGGTGAAGACCATGGTGGATCCGGGCAACTTCTTCAGATATGAACAGAGCATTCCATCTGCTGCAGCATATGATTGTAATGGCAGAGCTGAGAGGCTTTGA
- the LOC111804122 gene encoding berberine bridge enzyme-like 21 — translation MFHNANQMNNTNSNFHPTMSRLLPLLLFLILLRFSPPSAAADSVYTQFLHCFQSDSDTSHGLSDIVFSRQNASYTSVLRAYIRNARFNTSSAPKPVIIVTPFTESHVQSAVICSKKLGIQLKIRSGGHDYEGISYVSDVEFIVLDMSNLRAVTVDVADKSAWVQAGATLGEVYYGIWEKSKVLGYPAGICPTVGVGGHISGGGYGNMLRKYGLSVDQILDARIVDVKGRILDSKSMGEDLFWAISGGGGASFGVVLAYKIRLVPVPETVTVFRVERTLEQNAADLVVRWQEVAPSTDENLFMRLLLQPVSSKVKKGTRTVRASVVALFLGKSEEVVSLLAKEFPELGLQKENCIELSWIDSVLWWGNFDNGTSPKALLDRNLDSSGFLRRKSDYVQTPISRDGLDWLYKKMIEIGKTGLVFNPYGGKMSEIPSTATPFPHRAGNLYKIQYSVNWNEPGPEADQEFVKQIRRLYSYMTPFVSKNPRQSFLNYRDLDIGTNNNDKNSFEDGKVYGLKYFGENFDRLVKVKTAVDPENFFWNEQSIPTLSKLQSSGLSWSRRSWRPTMVAIIMVTPQLL, via the exons ATGTTCCATAATGCAAATCAAATGAATAACACCAACTCCAACTTCCACCCAACTATGtctcgtcttcttcctctccttcTCTTCCTTATCCTTCTCCGATTCTCGCCTCCCTCCGCCGCCGCAGATTCCGTCTACACCCAATTTCTCCACTGCTTCCAATCCGACTCCGACACCTCTCATGGACTCTCCGACATAGTCTTCTCTCGCCAAAATGCTTCTTACACTTCGGTTCTTCGGGCTTATATCCGAAACGCCCGTTTCAACACTTCCTCAGCGCCCAAGCCTGTGATAATCGTCACTCCATTCACCGAATCCCATGTCCAATCCGCTGTCATTTGCTCCAAGAAGCTCGGCATTCAACTCAAAATCCGAAGTGGGGGCCACGATTATGAGGGTATCTCCTATGTTTCCGATGTTGAGTTCATCGTTCTCGATATGTCCAATCTTCGCGCGGTTACCGTCGATGTTGCCGACAAATCGGCGTGGGTTCAAGCTGGAGCCACACTCGGAGAAGTGTACTATGGAATTTGGGAGAAGAGTAAGGTTCTAGGCTACCCGGCTGGGATTTGTCCAACTGTCGGCGTTGGCGGACATATTAGCGGCGGCGGCTACGGCAACATGCTCCGGAAGTACGGACTCTCCGTTGACCAAATTCTCGATGCTCGGATTGTCGATGTGAAGGGCAGAATCCTCGATTCCAAGTCCATGGGGGAGGATCTTTTCTGGGCTATtagcggcggcggaggagccAGTTTTGGGGTCGTCCTCGCCTACAAAATCCGGCTGGTTCCAGTGCCGGAGACGGTCACCGTCTTCCGCGTGGAAAGAACCCTGGAACAGAACGCCGCTGACTTGGTGGTCAGATGGCAAGAAGTGGCTCCGTCCACCGACGAGAATCTGTTCATGAGGCTACTCTTACAGCCAGTTTCCAGTAAAGTGAAGAAGGGGACTCGAACAGTCAGAGCCTCAGTCGTGGCCTTGTTCCTCGGGAAATCGGAAGAAGTCGTTTCCTTGTTGGCAAAAGAATTCCCCGAATTGGGGTTGCAGAAAGAGAACTGTATCGAACTTAGTTGGATCGACTCTGTTCTTTGGTGGGGTAATTTCGATAACGGAACTTCACCGAAAGCTCTACTCGACCGCAATCTCGATTCATCAGGGTTTCTCAGAAGGAAATCGGATTACGTTCAGACACCCATTTCCAGAGATGGGTTGGATTGGTTGTACAAGAAGATGATCGAAATCGGCAAAACAGGGCTTGTTTTCAACCCCTATGGCGGAAAGATGAGCGAAATTCCATCTACAGCGACCCCATTCCCTCACCGAGCAGGAAATCTGTACAAGATCCAGTACTCAGTGAACTGGAACGAACCAGGGCCGGAGGCAGACCAGGAGTTTGTGAAGCAAATAAGAAGGCTGTACAGTTACATGACCCCCTTTGTGTCGAAGAATCCAAGACAATCCTTCCTGAACTACAGAGATTTGGACATTGGCACCAACAACAACGACAAGAACAGCTTCGAGGATGGGAAGGTTTATGGATTGAAATACTTCGGGGAGAATTTCGATAGGCTGGTGAAGGTGAAGACGGCTGTGGATCCAGAGAATTTCTTCTGGAATGAACAGAGTATTCCAACTCTTTCAA AGCTCCAATCTTCTGGTTTGAGTTGGAGTAGAAGAAGTTGGAGGCCGACCATGGTGGCCATCATCATGGTTACACCACAGCTTTTGTAA
- the LOC111804116 gene encoding berberine bridge enzyme-like 15, which yields MRVLFINPKYKSFVSSLFLVFLLSSSTWVASASLQESFLQCLNENSQFSVPYSTFCAPNNATFNTLLQSTAQNLRYLEASVPKPLFIFTPLLDSNVQAAVICSKQLKIHLRVRSGGHDYEGLSYVSQIESPFIILDLAKLRSVKVDIDSNSAWVQAGATIGEVYYRIAEKSKVHGFPAGLCTSLGVGGHITGGAYGSMMRKYGLGADNVVDARIVDANGRILDREAMGEDLFWAIRGGGGGSFGIILWWKLNLVPVPSIVTVFTVAKTLEQDGTKILYKWQQVADKLDEDLFIRVIINVAANTDKQGQKTVSTAYNAQFLGNANRLLKIMGESFPELGLTRKDCIETSWIKSVLYIAGYPSGTPPEVLLQGKSTFKNFFKAKSDFVRDPIPETGLEGLWKRLYEEESPLMIWNPYGGMMAKISETQIPFPHRRGVLFKIQYLTTWQKEGNEDRHLQWIKKLYNYMAPYVSQLPREAYVNYRDLDLGINEKNSNTSYIEAIGWGTRYFKQNFGRLLRVKTKVDPDNFFRHEQSIPPIPTSESLRFGYSERGFD from the coding sequence ATGAGGGTGTTGTTTATAAATCCCAAGTACAAATCCTTTGTGTCTTCTCTGTTTCTTGTCTTTCTGCTTTCATCTTCTACTTGGGTTGCTTCAGCTTCTCTTCAGGAGAGTTTCCTTCAATGTCTCAATGAGAATTCTCAATTCTCTGTCCCTTACTCAACTTTTTGTGCTCCGAACAATGCTACGTTTAATACTCTTCTGCAGTCAACTGCTCAGAATCTGAGGTACTTGGAGGCTTCAGTGCCAAAGCCTCTGTTCATCTTCACCCCATTGCTTGATTCCAATGTCCAAGCAGCTGTTATCTGCTCAAAACAGCTAAAAATTCACCTCAGAGTTCGTAGTGGAGGCCATGACTATGAGGGCCTCTCTTATGTGTCTCAAATTGAGTCACCTTTCATAATTCTTGATCTCGCCAAACTCCGATCTGTCAAAGTCGATATTGACAGTAATAGCGCTTGGGTTCAAGCCGGGGCGACGATTGGAGAAGTTTATTACAGAATTGCTGAGAAAAGTAAAGTTCATGGCTTCCCAGCTGGCCTTTGCACAAGCTTGGGTGTTGGAGGTCATATAACAGGAGGTGCTTATGGTTCTATGATGCGAAAATATGGCCTCGGCGCTGACAACGTCGTCGATGCTCGGATTGTTGATGCAAATGGGAGAATTCTTGACAGAGAAGCCATGGGAGAGGACCTGTTTTGGGCAATAAGAGGAGGGGGAGGAGGGAGCTTTGGAATCATTCTGTGGTGGAAGCTAAATTTGGTACCTGTTCCATCAATTGTGACTGTTTTTACTGTTGCAAAGACATTAGAACAAGACGGTACAAAAATACTGTACAAATGGCAACAGGTTGCTGATAAGCTAGATGAAGATTTGTTCATCAGAGTCATTATAAATGTGGCTGCTAATACTGATAAACAGGGTCAGAAAACTGTGAGCACAGCTTACAACGCCCAGTTCTTGGGGAATGCAAATAGACTCCTCAAGATTATGGGAGAGAGCTTTCCTGAATTGGGTTTGACAAGAAAAGACTGCATAGAAACAAGTTGGATCAAATCAGTTCTTTACATTGCTGGTTATCCAAGTGGAACTCCACCAGAAGTGCTTCTCCAAGGAAAATCCACTTTCAAGAACTTCTTCAAAGCCAAATCAGATTTCGTGAGAGACCCCATTCCAGAAACAGGTCTTGAAGGGCTCTGGAAAAGGTTGTATGAAGAAGAAAGCCCATTGATGATATGGAATCCTTATGGTGGAATGATGGCCAAAATCTCAGAGACTCAGATCCCATTTCCTCACAGAAGAGGAGTCCTTTTCAAGATTCAGTACCTAACTACATGGCAAAAGGAAGGAAATGAAGACAGACACCTGCAATGGATCAAGAAGCTTTACAATTACATGGCACCTTATGTTTCTCAGCTTCCAAGAGAAGCATATGTGAATTACAGAGATCTTGATTTGGGAATCAACGAAAAGAACAGCAACACGAGCTACATCGAGGCGATCGGATGGGGAACTCGGTATTTCAAGCAAAACTTTGGGAGATTGCTGAGAGTTAAGACTAAGGTTGATCCTGATAACTTCTTCAGACATGAACAGAGCATTCCACCTATTCCAACTTCTGAAAGTTTAAGGTTTGGATATTCCGAAAGGGGGTTTGATTAG
- the LOC111804121 gene encoding dihydroceramide fatty acyl 2-hydroxylase FAH1-like has translation MASKTFTVDLNKPLVFQVGHLGEAYNKWVHQPIVSKEGPRFFGNDFLEMLTRTVWWVIPLVWLPVISWLVSVSLSRGLTPSDVASCLAGGVFIWSLLEYTLHRFLFHMETRSYWGNTLHYLLHGCHHKHPMDGLRLVFPPAATAILSVPLWVVIRLTSTPAVAPALFGGGLLGYVMYDVTHYYLHHGKPTSGLSQNLKRYHLNHHFRIQSQGFGITSPLWDRAFGTYPSTKPIQENK, from the exons ATGGCTTCAAAGACTTTTACTGTAGATTTAAACAAGCCTCTCGTTTTCCAG GTTGGCCATCTTGGAGAAGCTTACAATAAATGGGTTCACCAGCCAATTGTTAGCAAGGAGGGCCCTCGGTTCTTTGGAAATGATTTTTTGGAG ATGTTGACGCGCACAGTATGGTGGGTGATTCCACTTGTTTGGCTGCCAGTGATTTCCTGGTTGGTTTCTGTGTCTTTGTCAAGGGGCCTTACTCCTTCAGATGTGGCTTCATGTTTGGCTGGTGGGGTTTTCATCTGGTCTTTGCTTGAGTACACATTGCACCGCTTTCTTTTCCACATGGAAACAAGAAGCTATTg GGGAAACACTCTGCATTATCTACTTCATGGTTGTCATCACAAGCATCCAATGGACGGACTCAGACTCGTCTTCCCACCAGCTGCAACAGCTATCTTAAGTGTGCCG TTGTGGGTCGTGATTAGACTTACATCGACTCCAGCAGTAGCTCCTGCTTTGTTCGGAGGTGGTTTGTTGGGATATGTAATGTACGACGTAACTCATTATTACCTGCATCATGGAAAGCCAACCTCAGGATTGtctcaaaatttgaag AGATATCACTTGAACCACCACTTCAGGATTCAAAGCCAAGGATTTGGTATCACTTCTCCATTGTGGGACAGAGCATTTGGAACATATCCTTCTACTAAACCCATTCAGGAAAACAAATGA